Genomic segment of Arachis hypogaea cultivar Tifrunner chromosome 11, arahy.Tifrunner.gnm2.J5K5, whole genome shotgun sequence:
TTTAGCTGATTTTTGGCTGATATATTTTTGGTTCCCTAGTTGTTCTCGTGAAGTGAATGGGAATTATTATTCGTTTATGCGAGTCAAAGTTACATCCACAAACATGTTTCTATCACGTTGTGCACATTTCTTCGTTAATTGCTGATGCATATGGGCATATGGCAGACACGGTTACACAGGGAGGGTGATTTCTTCAACCTTGATCCTACAACTACCATATAAAAGCAATAAATTATAAATGTGTTGTGCACATTTGAATGGCTTATATTTATAAGCAAGCGATCGTTGCGGTAAATTATAATATCACATGGACTCGTGTTTAAAACGAAGACTTATTCCATTTATTAAGCAAGACTGACCGAATTATACAGCGTTACAGTATCATATTGTAAACTATGTTCataaataaactaattattaTGAGCTTATTAGTTTCACCTGTACGTTCATATCCCTCTACTTTTTAATTATTGTACAATTCTTGAATCATTATTCCATTGGTGGAACATATGTTGTCTTTCTTCGTTGATGGTTGACTCTTTTGTTGGTCGTATAATTTGGTCATGCTCATAATATTTTGTTTGTCCTGAAATTGCTAATTGGAGCTAATACTTTATAgcttatattttcaattttgcaATTAGCAGAAACAATTAGTCAAAGGTTCAAAGGAGCGTGAAGGAATTGGCATCTTCATGGAAACATCAAGAGAATTGCAAATTTCAACGTCAATTACCACAAAGCACGTTTCTCGGACCACTGCTTTATGACACTGTAGAAACAAGTTTAATGACCATCAACCAAGTTGCCCCATTCACCATCCTTACTCTTTTAATCCTTATCCCTCCCTCTATCCTTCATCCCATATTTTCCACTCTTCTTAGATCCATTGAAAGAAATTACAACATTGCAGTCAAACAAATAATCATTTCTCATGAAAACAAGAATATCCATACACACAAATTGTTATAGATTTATATATAGGGAATTGCTCCAGAAATTAGagagtaaaatattttttgtggtataaaATGACATGGTAGatttattatacatatttttaaagcataaatgataaaattattatatCTGTAATCAACTTAATTTATAGTTGAAGTTTTGACAAAAGGTAAATTTTGCaatataaatatatcaaattctatatttttaaaagaataaaaatgatatgctaaattaattatttaaaattcaatttaaaaataatactccataatttcataaaatacataaagataattattttatgtatttgatATATAcacaattaaatttatttactCTCAGAAGAGTTCCATAGAAATTGACTTTTATAGATGCAAATTTAGAAGAGCATGAAGGCTCGCGCCGCACGGCACATGGTCTTTGCATAATGGAATTCGTCATCCATGAAGTAAACCCGCAcgtcaataatcaataataataataataacgagtAAAGTAGACAAAATGTCAAAATCACGATCCTTAGATTTTAAAGCTCACAAGGCCAATCGGTTGAATACAAATTTCTCCTACCTTCAATTTCGTTGTATATGGAGGGAATCACGTGAGAAACTCGTCTTACAAAGAACCCTCTATAAAGATGGACGACTATATATCACGAAAACCCTCTGCACTGTGTCGTAGTATCCTCTGCGATTCTATTGCGTAAAACGATCCAAGTAGTTAAGGAGAACTAGTACAGGTAACAAAAGATGACAACACATTCTGAAAGGACCTGAATTTGAATCTTTTCTATGACTGCTTGTGGAGGTTTTTTTGGTAGGTAatctgaaaaaagaaaaaacaatccAAGCATAGGAAGTAAATATCATTGAAGCCCAAGACGATAAAATAGTTGACTTTATATAATGATATTGATAAACTTTCAAAATCGTAATTTTAGATAGTTAACCCGATCTAACAATTTAGTTCAAGACGAccagtgatgttcttatcatcattCAATTaggcaacagaaaataaatttaaaaccttAAAAGGTTTTCCATATTTCAATAAACAATAGCTCCCAATGAGCAACAGAGAAAAATCATATGCTGACTTATTTGAACAAATTACAGttttttgggtgggaaagaggggggggggggttcTTTTTCCTCTACTTTACTGTACAATTATCGTTCATTGTACCAGAATGAATATCAAGAAGTCCTGAAGCTCTAGAACTTATTATTGAGCACCAATCTACAGAAATAAATAGGTTCAAAGATGCCAGCCTTACCTATAAGAGACTTCCAAAAACAGGCAATATGCACCTCAAGtatcaacaaaaagaaaactCCAGCTAAACTCTTCAAAAACATCCCATTCTAACCAACTGTCTTCTATGTGATATTTGGCATGTGGACAGCTTCAACACCTCTACTTCCATGAACACAAGAAGAGGGTACCAATAAACAAACAGAAACTAGTCTCTCACATCCTTCCCCGTGTAGTTAGCTCCCCTTTTACGTGATAGGGCCTTCAGAACTGAGAAAACAGCAACCAAAGCAATTTGTAAATTCTCAGAGCTACTTGTCTTAATGCATATTTTCCCCATTCCACGACTACTTAAATTAGCACTAACAGTTGCTCTCGTGCTTCTACTCAGCCTCAAGTCAGCTTGTAAACTTCCACTTAATACAGTCTCTTTGTTGAAGGAAAGGACAGTTGCCGTTAGACTTAAATTGTCATTTCTTACAGGATAATCTCCCCCTCGTATGGCAGCTTCAAAACTCCCACCATACGCCACCTGGCGAGAACCCTCCATTAAGCCTGCACTCATgacaaattttaatatattcCCAACTAACAAAGTATCCTGAAGCTTTGCACCCACATAATACTTCTTTGCAAAGGACATCAAAGAAACACCACAGTCAGTAATATTGTGCTTTACGATTCTCAATTTTGTGTTGCTACGAACCGTACATATCAGATCTTTGCCTGCCGACTGAACATCAAGACTCGCAGAATAAGTAGGACCCATGGGATCAACATAAGCAGCAGAACACTCGGACTGAATACCAAAGTCCTGCTTATCCTTATTCATCTGTCCCACAATCATGGCATAAACATTCTTCTTTATTTCTGTGGTTGTCTCCAAGTTTATACCATCAAACCCCACATCATGATCCCATCCTTGTGGATCAAGAACAGGTCTCACAAGCCACTGGTCATCAGCAACAAAGCAACGATACCTATGTGTAGGGCAATCTGAGTCAAAACTTGGAGGAACAGCCATGTCTGGTAACAGAACAGGCTCTGGAGGAGCTTGCTGATCATCAGAATTATCACTATTCAAAAGTTGTTGCTCATTCAGGAGTAACTTCTCTTTACGCCTACGGTAGTCTTCTTTCAACTGTTTCTTTAAGTAAAGAGTCTCCCGGTAATCCATCTCATCCAGATAATCTTTTTTCTGGGACTTGGATAACTTTTCAAACTGTGATTTTGTCAATATTCGAATTGATGGAAGTGTATCAtactcatcttcttcttccatgtctGAGAGTAATATTTCCTCAACTTCATCATCAATTCCACTTGGATTGGATACAGGACGTTGGTGCAAAAGAGTTGAAAGGAGATGGGGTAGTGAAGGAACTCGGGCACTACTTGCAGGTCCCAGTTCTACACTGTTCTGAAACTTAAGGATGGAATTGACATCACCCAAAACTTTGGTACAAATGCAAAATAACAAGAGCTGAGATCTCCAAACCAGTCCATTAGGTAGAACTCTTTCCCCCACAATATTTTTGGGGCAATGAGGATGGTTTTCAACCAAAAGTACTGGGTTTTCTAGCCTTGAATCGCACACTGCCTGATGTATATAGTGCTGCATTAAATTGGTACATTGAGAAGTATATGACTCGTAATTAACAGCATACCCATTCGGTCCTTCAGGAATAGGTGAGGAAGAATGAGTCATGACTATGATGGTGTTAAACCAGATTTCTGTACCAAATACTTCAGTCATAAGCTTCAAAAGCGGCAAGTCACTATTGGCAGAATTCATCAAATCAAGCCGCTCAAAGTACAAAACAATGTCTGGAggggactttcttatgaatctcTTAATAGAAAGCATGATCCTCTTATTTCTCTTCACATTACTCGTAGAGGAAGGCAGGAAACCAGGGGTATCAATAAATGTTAGGTTAAGACCATTGACAGTTCCCACAACTTCTTGGATGCAATTGGTAGCAGGTCGGAAAGCATCAGTGATGGTTTTTGCTTGACCAAATATAGAATTTATAGTAGCACTTTTACCAACTCCTGTTTTACCTACAACAAGTATTCTGCAAGAGAAATCCAATTGGGGTGTACCATTTTCCTCCTGTTGGATTGCTATTGCTCGGGCTCTACGACTACTAATGTTAACTCTTTTCAGATCTGGTTCCCCTGCACGAATTAAAGTTGCCAAGTGAATCCGGTAAAGGACCTTTGGGACCATGAGGTTTTCTTGTGATTGGCCAAGGCGCTGGAGTAGACGGAAGAACTTAATTTGGAGATGTTCAACCTTTGCCAAATTATCCTTCCGTCTTCCATTGACATTATCTTCAGATTGAAAAACTTCCGTATCTGAAACTTGCGGCAAGATAGAAATACGCTGATTGCTCTGACCATCATAAGAAAGGTCTGATGCAGAAGAAGTTGGAGATGCTACAGAGCTAGATGAGTGACCTGTatccaacaaaaaaaaagtatCCGTTCTATCACTGGGTTTGACATATTAGTTTTTGagacggaggaggagaaggaatTCATGCATTGAAAATTAGCATCGAATTTACCAAACTATTCTTAGCCATCGAATTTAGCATCGAATTTACCAAATATTAACTCATATAAgtattaaaattaagaaaaattaaatcaaCATTATGCAATTCTGCAAAACACTAAGCAAAATTAATCACAATTTACTTGTTCACTGGGCAGGGCATGCAAAAGAACTCTATTGTCCACGCATGGGCTTACCTAATTCGATGTTCTGTAAGTGCATATTCAGTAAAACCACACCAACATTAAAATCAGAGTGGTACCTTGTTCATTATCTTCTTCATCCTGATTCCCTTCATCATAGAAACTGCTTGTGACAGATATCGGTGTCGATGAGACCAATGATTTGGACAGTATCTGAGAGAAAACCCAATCTCTAAAACCTTTCATCCTACTGCAATATATGAAAGGAAGAGTCCATAAAGACAATAATGGTATAAACTAAAAGGAAGGAGCAGAAAGATTGAAAATAGAACCACAAAATACATTAGAGGCATCAATCGAAAACATATATATATGGCATCCGATTTAAAAGCCAGTAGAAACAGTTATCTCTTTCTTACAGGTATAATCCGCTCctagttttgaattttggaaggaTTCAATAGACATGCATTCTTAGTGAGTGTGGCCGACCAATTAATATAAGTAAATTTCAACAATGTTATTGTTTTtacatgcatcaaaattaaactcgtgATAAAAATGAATTGAAGCTAAAAGTACACACAACAAAGCACAAGCCATGTTTGGTAAGTGCAAACTGAAATTCCAACATGATATAGAGAAATTAAGTCAGTGAGTGGGCATGATCAGGTAGCCCTTTATTCTGACACATGAAGATTCTGAAATTGACATATGAAAAATCCGGTGCATAGAGTAAATAAATAACGACGTACAAACCAACAAGACAGAGTTTAGCAAAACGAAGAATagctagtaaaaaaaaaaaaaaaaaagctcaccTGAAATACCAGATTCTTGGACTCCTACACCACTTCGAAATTTGAGCATGAACAACAAGGAATATTGAAAATTGTGATTGGAAAAAAGAAAGCACAGCATACCACGCTTTAGGAAGCTCAAATCCCGAGAGGCACCTTTTTATGCTGTGAGGTCGAACCTACAAGTACGAATCATAACCATAGTGTCGCGATGGTGATGAATCCGCGAATAAAAACCCTAATTTGATTATTGAAACGGAGAAGGAAAGGGCGGCAACAAAACAAGAGGCGATGAACGCGGAAAAGTGAAGAAAGTGAAAGGGAAGAGAGGGGAGGATGAGGACGAAGGTGAAACGGAAGAGTCAAAATTGCAAGAAGGAGGAAGGAGGAATGGTTGAATGGTGTAAGAACAAAAAATCGGAGAAGATGGGATAAGACAGAGAGAGATGACACCTAACCGTTTCTTCACTCGCCTCcattgtctctctctctctctcccaattttgtttttatcttcgcttctataatttttttaaaattattattaaatttaattttcattttataaTCTTCACATATGATAtcggtaaaaaataaaaaaaaataattttcatgcattgtacatataaaattattttacatacgTATTTATcacataatattaataaaaattactatAATTACTATAAATAGTTATCCAAAAAATTAGTTATGATTGTATCACAGTATAAAACATTGtaagtacattaaaattaatttataaaaataattattttataaaattattatttaaaaaattatctaaacacATAAATGTAATTGTATACCAAGATAAacagtttaaaaataaataaattctttccGAATACATTAAagttaaattttctaaaaaaatattccaaaaaaatcaaattttcttgAATAACTTTTAACtattcaaaatttgaaataatataGGTATAATAATTTCACAAgtttttaattatgatttaattaatatatgtcctaaaaacatatattaaaattattagttaaaaatatttcataaaaaatatataatttaagtttttgttaaaataaaaaaatttctacaaAGTCGTTAATTAAACCTTTCAAATTATTATTTCCCTAAAATATAACTTCTTTTCATTAATACATGAACTGATGAAAGATGGGTTGACCAACAGGCCTACAACATCACAAAGtagactaaaagaaaataaaataaagagtataTACTCATTTtggtataaaaaaattttaaattggataCTTTAGTcttcaattaaaattaattactcgattggtctcTAATAATTAATTCCATCAGTCACTTAGGTTCTTTACTTCGTTAACTttaacggaggacaaaatagtccctgacaactctaacaggggacaaaatggtccctgacaactctaacaagggacaaaatgaTCTCTGACCCCTTTTTTCGAAAACGACACTGTTCTTCtccaatttttatcatatttcgCATAACCTTAAtattcatactctccttcttcaccttcacattcttcttttccatcttttccttcctcctctttagcTCCAAGATTAAGCTATGGTGTAATTGTCACACGTATTGCACATACTTC
This window contains:
- the LOC112723328 gene encoding translocase of chloroplast 90, chloroplastic, whose product is MKGFRDWVFSQILSKSLVSSTPISVTSSFYDEGNQDEEDNEQGHSSSSVASPTSSASDLSYDGQSNQRISILPQVSDTEVFQSEDNVNGRRKDNLAKVEHLQIKFFRLLQRLGQSQENLMVPKVLYRIHLATLIRAGEPDLKRVNISSRRARAIAIQQEENGTPQLDFSCRILVVGKTGVGKSATINSIFGQAKTITDAFRPATNCIQEVVGTVNGLNLTFIDTPGFLPSSTSNVKRNKRIMLSIKRFIRKSPPDIVLYFERLDLMNSANSDLPLLKLMTEVFGTEIWFNTIIVMTHSSSPIPEGPNGYAVNYESYTSQCTNLMQHYIHQAVCDSRLENPVLLVENHPHCPKNIVGERVLPNGLVWRSQLLLFCICTKVLGDVNSILKFQNSVELGPASSARVPSLPHLLSTLLHQRPVSNPSGIDDEVEEILLSDMEEEDEYDTLPSIRILTKSQFEKLSKSQKKDYLDEMDYRETLYLKKQLKEDYRRRKEKLLLNEQQLLNSDNSDDQQAPPEPVLLPDMAVPPSFDSDCPTHRYRCFVADDQWLVRPVLDPQGWDHDVGFDGINLETTTEIKKNVYAMIVGQMNKDKQDFGIQSECSAAYVDPMGPTYSASLDVQSAGKDLICTVRSNTKLRIVKHNITDCGVSLMSFAKKYYVGAKLQDTLLVGNILKFVMSAGLMEGSRQVAYGGSFEAAIRGGDYPVRNDNLSLTATVLSFNKETVLSGSLQADLRLSRSTRATVSANLSSRGMGKICIKTSSSENLQIALVAVFSVLKALSRKRGANYTGKDVRD